The following are encoded together in the Planctomycetota bacterium genome:
- the lysS gene encoding lysine--tRNA ligase translates to MTHATPPANPDSSGGGEEIHPSQLEAARRAKLERYRGELGVDPFGGRTEGLVSLSEARTAFQLEAQTNFESDTAKAKADPAHKINDARPRRKVAGRVVQHRDLGKIVFFWLRDHTGDLQISMSKSAAEAKSFEITKALDYGDIVTVEGPVGRTQKGEICIWGTHVALQCKSLAPPPGKWHGLEDAETRYRKRYLDMWATPRTLQVFQLRSRIVSMVRRFMERRGFLEVETPMLQPLAGGAAARPFVTTHNALDMNLFLRIAPELYLKRLLTGGMPRVFEINRNFRNEGVDRSHNPEFTAMEAYEAFGNYETMLELTESLVHECAAELAKEMPDVPAGPVLPFGEMKINYAKPFRRVKFADLFKEGSGIDLFDEKAVMSEALKRHVPDASKLDHWLLVEKLFEIFAEPKIDPLKPTFVTDWPSAVSPLTRPRKDDPRLCERWDLFVGGMEIGPAYTELNDPDVQREKFTEQLKGVDEEESTFRTLDEDFLEALKVGMPPAGGMGLGIDRLVMLLTNSESIRDVILFPLMKPE, encoded by the coding sequence ATGACGCACGCGACGCCACCCGCGAATCCGGATTCCTCCGGCGGCGGCGAGGAGATCCATCCCTCGCAGCTCGAGGCTGCGCGCCGCGCCAAGCTGGAGCGCTACCGCGGCGAGCTGGGAGTCGATCCCTTCGGCGGCCGCACCGAGGGTTTGGTCTCGCTGAGCGAGGCCCGCACCGCCTTTCAATTGGAAGCCCAGACGAATTTCGAGAGCGACACCGCCAAGGCCAAGGCGGATCCGGCGCACAAGATCAACGACGCGCGGCCGCGCCGCAAGGTCGCCGGTCGCGTGGTGCAGCACCGCGACTTGGGCAAAATTGTCTTCTTCTGGCTGCGCGACCACACCGGCGACCTGCAGATCTCCATGAGCAAGTCCGCCGCGGAGGCGAAGTCCTTCGAGATCACCAAGGCCCTGGACTACGGCGACATCGTCACCGTCGAGGGACCGGTCGGCCGCACCCAGAAAGGCGAGATCTGCATCTGGGGCACGCACGTCGCGCTGCAGTGCAAGAGCCTGGCCCCGCCGCCGGGCAAGTGGCATGGGCTGGAGGATGCCGAGACGCGCTATCGCAAGCGCTACCTGGACATGTGGGCGACGCCGCGCACCCTGCAGGTTTTTCAGCTGCGCAGCCGCATCGTCTCCATGGTGCGCCGCTTCATGGAGCGGCGCGGATTCCTCGAGGTCGAGACGCCGATGCTGCAGCCGCTGGCCGGCGGAGCGGCGGCGCGGCCCTTCGTGACCACGCACAACGCGCTGGACATGAATCTGTTTCTGCGCATCGCGCCGGAGCTCTACCTGAAGCGGCTGCTGACCGGCGGCATGCCGCGGGTCTTCGAGATCAACCGCAATTTCCGCAATGAGGGCGTGGACCGCAGCCACAATCCGGAGTTCACCGCCATGGAGGCCTACGAGGCCTTCGGCAACTATGAAACCATGCTCGAACTGACCGAGTCGCTGGTGCACGAGTGCGCCGCCGAGCTCGCCAAGGAGATGCCCGACGTGCCCGCGGGGCCGGTGCTGCCCTTCGGCGAGATGAAGATCAACTACGCCAAGCCCTTCCGCCGCGTGAAGTTCGCGGATCTCTTCAAGGAGGGCTCCGGCATCGACCTCTTCGACGAGAAGGCGGTCATGAGTGAGGCCCTGAAGCGGCACGTGCCCGACGCGTCGAAGCTGGACCACTGGCTGCTGGTGGAAAAACTCTTCGAGATTTTCGCCGAGCCGAAGATCGATCCGCTCAAGCCGACCTTCGTCACCGACTGGCCCAGCGCCGTGAGTCCGCTCACGCGGCCGCGCAAGGATGACCCGCGTCTCTGCGAGCGCTGGGATCTCTTCGTCGGCGGCATGGAGATCGGGCCCGCCTACACCGAGCTCAACGATCCCGACGTGCAGCGAGAGAAGTTCACCGAGCAGCTCAAGGGCGTCGACGAGGAGGAATCCACTTTCCGCACGCTGGACGAGGATTTCCTCGAAGCGCTGAAGGTGGGCATGCCTCCGGCCGGCGGCATGGGTCTGGGCATCGACCGCCTGGTGATGCTGCTGACCAACAGCGAAAGCATCCGCGACGTCATTCTCTTCCCGTTGATGAAGCCGGAGTGA